CAGGGCCCTAAAAAAGGGAAACGTTTCCGTCCGTTTTCATTCTGTTCCTCTGATCCAAAAATGGAAGACAGAGATGGAATTATAACCGACCCCGGCGGACCCCCCGCGGACCCCCTGCGGACCCCCCGCGGACCCCCGGcggacgtgtgaacgcaccccaatAATCATATATCGTCTAGTGTTATTTTCATGCTAAGCTGATAAAGGTAGGAACTCACCGAGTGCGCAGTGAACCAACTGAAAGAGAACAATGTAACAGGTTAGATCGGggcgtcacatacaatacaatcACATACAGAGAAATGCCTCCACACCCGGACCCCCGGCCTGCAGGGCCAACATCCCCCCGCTGAAGGCTGCACTAAATATACTACATGGGGGGTCTCTCACCAGGAAACACAAACCACCCTCCATGACTCTGTCATTTCTGTCTGGTTCCCTGTGAATATTGACCTGGGGGCAAGGGgttatggggcagatttatgaaaacagtccttgctgcccatagcaaccaatcacagcgctgctttcattttacctcagcagaataagaaaaagcaaccaatcacagtgcagctttcatgttacctcagtataatatataacaaccaatcacagcacagctttcatgttacctcagtataatatataacaaccaatcacagcgcagctttcatgttacctcagtataatatataataaccaatcacagcgcagctttcatgttacctcagcagtataatatataacaaccaatcacagcgcagctttcatgttacctcagcagtatattatatatcaacaaatcacagtgcagctttcatgttacctcagtataatatataacaaccaatcacagctcagctttcatgttacctcagcagtatattatatatcaaccaatcacagcgcagctttcatgttacctcagcagtataatatataactaccaatcacagcgcagctttcatgttacctcagtataatatataacaaccaatcacagcgcagctttcatgttacctcagcagtataatatataacaaccaatcacagcgcagctttcatgttacctcagcagtataatatataacaaccaatcacagcgcagctttcatgttacctcagcagtataatatataacaaccaatcacagcacagctttcatgttacctcagcagtataatatatgacaaccaatcacagcgcagctttcatgtaacctcagtataatatataacaaccaatcacagcgcagctttcatgttacctcagtataatatataacaaccaatcacagcgcagctttcatgttacctcagcggtataatatataacaaccaatcacagcgcagctttcatgttacctcagcagtataatatataacaaccaatcacagcgcagctttcattttacctcagcagaataagaaaaagcaaccaatcacagcgcagctttcatgttacctcagcagtataataagtaacaaccaatcacagcatagctttcatgttcagtcagtataatatataataaccaatcacagcgcagctttcatgttacctcagcagtataatatataataaccaatcacagcgcagctttcatgatacctcagcagtataatatataacaaccaatcacagcgcagctttcatgttacctcagtataatatataacaaccaatcacagcccagctttcatgttacctcagtataatatataataaccaatcacagcgcagcttcttatgttacctcagctgtataatatataacaaccaatcacagcgcagctttcatgttacctcagtataatatataacagccaatcacagcgcagctttcatgttacctcagtataatatataacaaccaatcacagcgcagctttcatgttacctcagtataatatataataaccaatcacagcgcagctttcatgttacctcagcagtataatatataataaccaatcacagcgcagctttcatgttacctcagtataatatataacaaccaatcacagcacagctttcatgttacctcagtataatatataacaaccaatcacagcacagctttcatgttacctcagtataatatataacaaccaatcacagcacagctttcatgttacctcagcggtataatatataacaaccaatcacagcgcagctttcatgttacctcagcagtataatatataacaaccaatcacagcgcagctttcatgttacctcagtataatatataataaccaatcacagtgcagctttcatgtaacctcagtataatatataacaaccaatcacagcacagctttcatgttacctcagtataatatataacaaccaatcacagcgcagctttcatgttacctcagtataatatataataaccaatcacagcgcagctttcatgttacctcagcaatataatatataacaaccaatcacagcacagctttcatgttacctcagcagtataatatataacaaccaatcacagcacagctttcatgttacctcagtataatatataacaaccaatcacagcgcagctttcatgttacctcagtataatatataacaaccaatcacagcgcagctttcatgctacctcagtataatatataacaaccaatcacagcacagctttcatgttacctcagtataatatataacaaccaatcacagcacagctttcatgttacctcagcggtataatatataacaaccaatcacagcgcagctttcatgttacctcagcagtataatatataacaaccaatcacagcgcagctttcatgttacctcagtataatatataacaaccaatcacagagcagctttcatgttacctcagctgtataatatataacaaccaatcacagcacagctttcatgttacctcagcggtataatatataacaaccaatcacagcacagctttcatgttacctcagcggtataatatataacaaccaatcacagcgcagctttcatgttacctcagtggtataatatataacaaccaatcacagcacagctttcatgttacctcagtataatatataacaaccaatcacagcgcagctttcatgttacctcagctgtataatatataacaaccaatcacagcacagctttcatgttacctcagcggtataatatataacaaccaatcacagcgcagctttcatgttacctcagtggtataatatataacaaccaatcacagcacagctttcatgttacctcagcagtataatatataacaaccaatcacaccacagctttcatgttacctcagtataatatataacaaccaatcacagcacagctttcatgttacctcagtataatatataacaaccaatcacagcacagctttcatgttacctcagtaaaatatataacaaccaatcacagcgcagctttcatgttgcctcagtataatatataacaaccaatcacagcacagctttcatgttacctcagtataatatataacaaccaatcacagcacagctttcatgttacctcagtaaaatatataacaaccaatcacagcgcagctttcatgttacctcagtataatatataacaaccaatcacagcgcagctttcatgttacctcagctgtataatatataacaaccaatcacagcacagctttcatgttacctcagcggtataatatataacaaccaatcacagcgcagctttcatgttacctcagtggtataatatataacaaccaatcacagcacagctttcatgttacctcagcagtataatatataacaaccaatcacaccacagctttcatgttacctcagcggtataatatataacaaccaatcacagcacagctttcatgttacctcagtataatatataacaaccaatcacagcacagctttcatgttacctcagtaaaatatataacaaccaatcacagcgcagctttcatgttgcctcagtataatatataacaaccaatcacagcacagctttcatgttacctcagtataatatataacaaccaatcacagcacagctttcatgttacctcagtaaaatatataacaaccaatcacagcgcagctttcatgttacctcagtataatatataacaaccaatcacagcgcagctttcatgttacctcagcagtataagaagtagccaccaatcacagcgcagctttcatgttacctcagcagtataatatataacaaccaatcacagtgcagctttcatgttacctcagtataatatataacaaccaatcacagcgcagctttaatgttaccttagcagtataatatataacaaccaatcacagcacagctctcatgttacctcagcggtataatatataacaaccaatcacagcacagctttcatgttacctcagtataatatataacaaccaatcacagcgcagctttcatgttacctcagtataatatataacacccaatcacagcgcagctttcatgttacctcagtataatatataacacccaatcacagcgcagctttcatgttacctcagcggtataacatataacaaccaatcacagcgctgctttcatgctacctcagcagtataatataacaaccaatcacagcacagctttcatgttacctcagtataatatataacaaccaatcacaacacagctttcatgttacctcagcagaataagaaatagcaaccaatcacagcgcagctttcatgttacctcagcagtataatatataacaaccaatcacagcacagctttcatgttacctcagtataatatataacaaccaatcacagcacagctttcatgttacctcagcagtataatatgtaaccaccaatcacagcgcagctttcatgttacctcagtataatatataacaaccaatcacagcgcagctttcatgttacctcagtatgatatataacaaccaatcacagcccagctttcatgttacctcagcagtatagtaaataacaaccaatcacagcacagctttcatgttacctcagcagaataagaaatagcaaccaatcacaaagctgctttgattttacctcagcattctgaaaaatgaaagctgcgctgtgattggctgctatgggtagCAAAGGCAGCTTTTGCTTAAGACAGTTCCGTAAATCTATGTCTCTTGACCCACCGCACCGAAGTAGACTCTATACCTGTGacgtcttgactagagatgagcgagcacgctcggtaaggtcagtcactcgaacgagcctcgctcatctcgagtaactgccttcttctcCGAGCGTGCTCGAGGGGCGGCAGGCGGCGGGGgttagcagggggagagagagagatctctcactccctcccccgccgccccccccgcaCCAAGACATAAGTCAAGATGTAACCGCCAAACAGGCATTGGACTCAATGGAGCATTGTGTGCGCGCTGTTCATGAACACCGGCCAACGGATTCATTTAAACGCTGTCAGCGGACATCGCGGAATCCGTCTGTGAAGTGACTGACAAATCCTGGATTCACAGACTGGGGAAGGGTTTTCTGACGGAGGCgggtctcacacaggcgcttgtaaaacgctgcgtttactgtgtTTTCAGCTGCGTTGACCTGCGTTTTTGGCACGGTTATAAACGCCGCCAAGTAATCTGATAATGGCAGAACTGAAAAAACGCAGTCAAAAACGCGGTAACCGCATTCCATCGTGTTTCCACCGGCGCTGAGAACGcacgccattcatttcaacgggcaAAGCATTGCGTTTTAAAATGCAGAAACGCAtgaaaataaaacagacagcactgaaaaaacgcagcgttttagcgcatgtctgagaagccccattaaaattaatggcagCGCttgacagtgtttagcgctgagCTGAAGACGCAGCGTTAAACGCTGGAAAAAACGTATTCGTGTGAGAGTGCCTGAAGCCgggcggattccagctgtgagcccagccatgaccctgcgtccgGCCGCGTAATATACTGCGTATCACCGCGTGCTCACACAGGCcgccgtcatgcgcagtacaatttctgGTGTTTGTTTACATTTCCTGCACTGTTGCCTAGCGATgccccgggtacccgcagcccgtacggaGCGTCATTGTGCAGGGGCTGCGGTATATTCGCGGccgtagagaacaatgggctccatTATTGGGTTTCCTGTACTTGTTGGACAGTCGCTCATCGTTGGTCCCTTTTATTTATGACAATGTGTAAGCCTGACACGTTGTGACGCCATCATGTGTAGCCACCAGTGTAGTAGGGCATTGTCGGAGATGGCAGACCCCGTGGCCCACAGCGATAAGTAATGGCAGATTTTATGTCAATCATATAAGAGACGTATTAAAGGGTCGCTCCGGTGAGATGTAGCTATCCCCTCATCCGAAATCCTGTGGAAAGTCTTCCCGGAAAAGCAGAGGTTGCTATAGCTGCAAAAGTAGCCCAACTCCATATCACCGCCAATAGTTTTGAAGCAGGATGTCCAAAAAGCGAATGTATACTGTttatccccgaaaataagaccctgtcatattaatatATTAATATTTGCCCCTAAAAACGaatagggtcttatttttgggggtgtcttatactcaacTAGCAGGTGCCATCCGGGACCCTCCCGCTGGGCTGCTACGCTCCGACAGGCTTCCATGCAGTCCTCAATGCtgatggagcatctcttgctggtgacagggcttgaaCACCCCACCTCCAGCcggcgattgctctgattggttcagaagcaccgcctcagccaatcaaagcaggcactcgatgaactaatcacagcctttcaatgatgtcattcaatgaatggctgtgattggtttatcgagtgcaggctctgattggctgaggcggtgctcctgaaccaatctgAGCAATCGCTACCTGGAGGTTGGGTATACAAGCTccatcaccagcaagagatgctccatcgGCATTAAGGACTGCAGGAAAGCCTGCTGGAGCGCAACAGGCCAGTGGGAGGGACTCAGACAGCGCTTGCTAGGCGATTATCGTTTTTTTCATGTggggtagctagggcttatttttggggtagggcttacatttcaagccctgccctgaaaatcaaggtagggcttattattggtgtggttcttattttcagggaaacacagtagtagcaAGAAAAGTTatagggccactccagtgaaatttGTTTTCATAcgttatgtaactagccccccagtatatatgaaggtacctttacacagggcgattatCATCCAAATAACCGCTAGAAACAGCGAATACGGacaatagtcgtcccgtgtatatGTGGCCAACAGAtcgctcacctaaaaaccaaccAATCATCGGCCCACGTAAACTAAcaggcagccagaagagatctccagcccgctccgtctccattcacagaatgactatcactcctgtgtgatagAGCAGCAGCGATAGTCAGTGGTATGGGGACACGgcaactgatgatgatcacacagctcccgACACACGGTTataatcacagctcatcctcctagctctataattatggtctgtagtttatttgagTTGAATATACAATACAGAAGGCAATGGCAATGTCCCCCTAGCAGggagagatggtactggctctagctggtcatgtgatgctgtgttgatgcatcatgggaatgTTAGCAGAGAATAGAGAAAGTGAGCAAGGAAAAATCTAAGCATCAAGATGCCTGataagtgtgacaggcaatcagatgaggggcagagagggaaacACATAAGTGGGCCTTGTAAGTGAACTTTTTGAAAATTTCCacattgattgctaataaaagAGAAAGAGGAAGTGAGTCTCTGTGTAAATGACCTCTAGAAGAGCCAATTAGCAAAAAGTGTTTCATggaggccccctgcacactggcgagagcgataccaggatgggattcatggcccccaatatcgccctcgcaatgcttctgaagccctggatgtgaggtgttttcacaGGGGAGCAACTTCACATCacagcggggctgaaggaatcccctggcgtggctgttacagctgtggcaggagatcacTGTGTTCtcctattgttctcaatgggggtggtggcagcagcgccagccgtactgaaatcaatgggagaagatcactgcaGGAATCCCCTGCctcagctgtcacagtgcagcagGGGGTCGGCATGTTCTCccactggtttcaatggggccggcgctgctaccaccagccctattgaaaacaatgggcgatatcgccaaaagaaagaacatgctgtgatttgttttctgcatcgcaTCGCAACACGGTGCGATGCAGGAAAACTGCAAACGGGAGTGAGCccactcaaaagaatgggtttcatatttgtgcgagatttgtgcgtcttgcattGCACAAATTCCGCATGATTTAATCGTCATTGTAAAGGCGCCCTTAAGGAGATGAGCCATGTTTTTGGAGTCCAAGATGTGACACCACAAAAGCTTTAACATCTCTGACATGCAGTAGCGTGGGCGCCATCGCTGCGAGACGTCAGATGGACACTTTGTAGGAGTTTGATGATGGCCGACACTAAGGCCTCTCCCAcgcggtataacactcccattgaaatcaatggggcctcgcagacatccGTTTGATCGCGGCACTGGATAGCACCGCCATTTTTGTAACAGAGTCTGCTTTATTTTCGCATGTAGCGCCCCTCATCAATAATGAGGTGTGCTAAACTCCGCTCTCAGAATCTGACCCAGAGCCAGGCCGGTGACCCCCGGAATTtgtccgtagcaaccaatcagattccagctctCAGATGCCTTTATACATTGTACACGGCGATCCTCCTCTCTTCCCAGTTTCAAGGAATCTCCCCAAATGCTTCATTACAACATTGTTGTCTACATCTGCTACATTTTATGGGTCTGGTATAAAGGAGAAGATGCGGTGATctacatgacccgggtataacggagtcgtatgctgctatgaccttacccctttaaatccccctccccacctaccattacccgaacagaccaccgacaccatctgttggataaaatttggccacagcagccaatttattaaaacaaacaacattaacataaaatttttaaacgcatttcctttcaaatatatcatacaccattataacctcctaaccattataaacattccctaatggaaaacctgcgaagaggaccttggagcccctcctacttctaaaaatatcctgtcgcctcaaaccaacagaggaaatagctgtcccggtcaccagccgcaacttggctggctcaggcgacgctatttccaaaaccttcttcctcccgccgccggtggcagactcgggagcccaagcaaactccccattaacctccggccgccgtttcttcccgaccccgaggccggctagccacccctggctagcctctcccaccgactatcagggctccgccctgtaacccaggaggcgacaggccacgattgaccaaatacaaaaaaggggggaaggggctatgtagcccctgccttcccccactaaccttctacacgggctccaagggcccctccccctcccctgccacagcaagtGAGGCTCGACCaccttgagcctgcgccgccccccACACCAATAGCGCCCGCTCAATTCCCTCCTGCAATCCTTCCGTCCATAGGTCAATGCCGATGTCATTTAAGTGGACGCCGTCTGACCTCCAGTAATTGCCGACCCCTTTCTCCAGGTCTATAtgtcgcgctgctaccccccctttGCTGCCCAGGAACCGCGACACTTCCCTGTTGAGCTTCACTCTTGCTCTGTTCAGGCCCTTCTCCGACTGCGCCCCCCTCCAAACTTTCCTAGGCACGATTTCGGACCACACTACGACCGTCCCCGGGTATGACGCTTGCAGTCTAAGACAGTCATACCTTATGTCCCTTGATAGGTCCCTAAACCTCCTTTTTCCCAAATCGTTTCCTCCCACGTGTATGACCAAAACCTCCGGCGCCCTATCCCACCTAACCCGCCTTTCAACTTCCTCCAATACGCTGCCCCAAGTCATCCCTCTAATCCCCATCCATCTCACTATCGCCTCACTCTTCTGAAACCGTAGCTGCCTCCCATTCGGCCGTACCCCCGCTCTCTCTGCTCCCCAAAAAACATAGGAGTCTCCCAAGATCCAAACTAATGCTGGACGACCATCTGTAAAATAAACAGCAACAATACTATATTAGCAAACCGCCATTATGAccccccccaccctccagacGACCCCGCCTTGAATTTAAAGCAGGTGGGGTCGCACGTATGATTTAAAACGCCCTGACTCCCACCGACCTATCCTCTTCACTGCCTCCTCCCCCATACCTCTTACTGACGCTTCCGTCGCCGCCCCCACCCGAAATGAGTGAGACCCGAACTGTGTATTATTAAAACCCGCCACCTCTAAGGCCTTCTTGAACACCGCTATAAACTGAAAACGCGACAAAAATTCCCCGGTCTCGTGCCGCAAAAATGGGCCCGTGcgaaaatttaaccctttgctataCTGCTCCCAGGCACTCAGAGGGCACATACTGGCCCCCGGCACCTCACCCAACCGGATCACCTGCCCCCGTCCTTGCTGATCCGTCTTGGACCGACGGATAAGCAAGTCCAACCTCCCGTCTACCAACCGCAcatcctccgcctgcaggccgccCCCCACGGTCTTGCTAGGTGACACCAATTCGCTTACCCGTAGGGCCCcgaaaaatgcaaatgaaaaagCCGCCCTAAACAACCGCCGCTCGAACTCTTTTCCGCAAACAACCTCAACCGCCTCCCctaatttctccaaaacatcaaaTGATACCGGTCGCCTAGTGTCCTGtctccctttccctctcctcaGACCCTTCAGCGCCTGTTTTACCAAAAAATTTTTTGTCGCGTCCTCCACCCCCCGTATTTTAAACCCAAAAGCCACCCCCGCTATAAACTGGTTCACTTTTGCCACTGACCGACCCAAATCTGCACTCTCTCCCAACCAACTCAACAGCAAGCCCACTCTATCCTCCTCTGAACGCTCCCCCCCACGCTGCCTCAACCATTCTTCCCACTCGCTCCACGCTGCGCAATATGCTGCCCTAGTCCGCCGAGCCAGTGACCGTTCtatcaggccccccactgctcgcttaccacgttccagattcgagacgggcacttcctcccctccttctccgcacccggcgccagtgtccggaaccgctcccactgaaagcgagagagagcatccgcaattgagttCTCGACACCTGGAACGTGTACCGCTACTACCCACATGTTTAATGACAAGGCCTCTAGCACCAACTGACGCAGCAGGTTAACCACCGGGGGGGATGACGCAGAGAGGTTGTtaatcacctgcaccacccccatgttgTCGCAGTGGAATCTTACTTTTCTATCACGGAAGTGGTTACCCCACAGTGTGATAGCCACTACTATTGGAAATAATTCCAATAGTACTAAGTTCCGAACTAAGCCTTCTTGCTTCCACTGCTCCGGCCATTCCCCCGCACACCATCTACCTTGAAAATAGGCCCCAAAGCCTGcgctccctgctgcatctgtatagagctcccagtccacgttgctactgacctcccccataattaccgacctgccattgtACTTCTCTAAAAAGGCGGACCAAACTGCCAGGTCCGCCTTGTGACTAACTCCCAAACGGATAAAGTGATGAGGGGCCCGAATCCCTGCTGTTGCCGCCGCCAACCGTCTACTGAAAACCCggcccatgggcatgatcctgcaggcaaaattcagcttgcccagcagtgactgcagccctttGAGCGTGATTTTCTTCGCCACCCGCGCCGCACCTAATTCCTCCTGCAAGTTTCttaatttttcttctggtaaTCGGCACTCCATTGCCTCAGAGTCAATGGTGATGCCCAAAAAACTTAAACAAGTTGTGGGCCCCTCCGTCTTTTCCGGTGCCAGAGGCACCCCGAACCGTTTGGCCACCCATTGCAAGGTTCCCAGTAAGTTCGCACAAACTGGCGAACCCCCGGGCCCTACGCacagaaaatcatccaggtaatgaatgaccgactgcactgccgccgtgtccttcaccacccactctaaaaacgaactaaacgcttcgaagtatgcacatgagattgagcatcccatgggcaaacaacgatccgcaaaataactccctgcccaaaaacaccccaacaacctcACACTTTCTTGTGTTACTGGCAGCAAGCGAAAGGCTGACTctatgtcagcctttgccatcaaTGCCCCCCTTCCATAGTTCCGAACCCAATGAAGCGCCGCATCAAACGATGTATACACCACCGAGCATAGCTCGGGGTCTATTCCGTCGTTTACAGACGCCCCCCTTGGGTACGATAAGTGGTGAATAAGCcgaaatttattcggctccttcttcGGTACCACTCCCAAAGGTGACACCACAAAGTCTTGCACGGGTGGCTCTTcaaacggccccgccatgcgcccTAACCTAACCTCTTTCATTAGCTTCTCCGTCACCACTTCCGGATATTCTAACGCCGAACGTAaattttttaacgaaaaggggaccccatgaaccggaggcgggatgtgaaaaccatccctaaaacccttaaacaATAACTCCGCCTTCTCTCTATCCGGGTACCTACTTAGGTACggtaccatctcttccagaatcactggggtcatcccttttcgCAAAACCCCCTGGAccttttccctttcctttcttGAAACATCTGCCAGCCCCGTGAGACCCCGCGCCGCAGTGAGAGCAGGCATGACGGAACTTGCATGTTGCTCCGAACTTGCACTGACCCTCGTTGTACTGCCAGCAGTACCCGGTCCTACTCCCCCCTGCTGAACCACCCTGCCCCCCGGCTGAACTAGAGGCCGAGCCGAAGGACCCGGCACTGCCCTGAAAGGGCTGACCGAACCGCGcgggggccattactctcaaccaTAGACCTATATCTTTGTGATCCCATCTGATCGATGGGCGCACTGCCttacgctgcctgaactgctcatcatagcgcagccaggtctgtccCCCATACACTCGATAGGCCTCACCAATGGAGTCCATGTAACAGAAAAGGCCGGAGCAATTGTCCGGCGCTTTTTCTCCGATTACGCTCGCTAGAATGGCAAACGCCTGCAGCCAGTTCGCGAACGTCTGGGGTATAAGGCGCCACCtacgcttctcctcctcctcttttttaaacTCAGTCCGCTTTCCCTTgtctaaattaaatttttccaagggtaggagggagaatatctcgacatattcgtccctccaaatcttttccctcacctcttttttTAGGTGGGCCCCCAACGggccctcaaagcagacgtaGACCTCGCCTTTTGCCTTATCGTC
This genomic window from Eleutherodactylus coqui strain aEleCoq1 chromosome 12, aEleCoq1.hap1, whole genome shotgun sequence contains:
- the LOC136587221 gene encoding uncharacterized protein isoform X1 → MPALTAARGLTGLADVSRKEREKVQGVLRKGMTPVILEEMVPYLSRYPDREKAELLFKGFRDGFHIPPPVHGVPFSLKNLRSALEYPEVVTEKLMKEVRLGRMAGPFEEPPVQDFVVSPLGVVPKKEPNKFRLIHHLSYPRGASVNDGIDPELCSVVYTSFDAALHWVRNYGRGALMAKADIESAFRLLPVTQESVRLLGCFWAGSYFADRCLPMGCSISCAYFEAFSSFLEWVVKDTAAVQSVIHYLDDFLCVGPGGSPVCANLLGTLQWVAKRFGVPLAPEKTEGPTTCLSFLGITIDSEAMECRLPEEKLRNLQEELGAARVAKKITLKGLQSLLGKLNFACRIMPMGRVFSRRLAAATAGIRAPHHFIRLGVSHKADLAVWSAFLEKYNGRSVIMGEVSSNVDWELYTDAAGSAGFGAYFQGRWCAGEWPEQWKQEGLVRNLVLLELFPIVVAITLWGNHFRDRKVRFHCDNMGVVQVINNLSASSPPVVNLLRQLVLEALSLNMWVVAVHVPGVENSIADALSRFQWERFRTLAPGAEKEGRKCPSRIWNVMVVQH